The sequence TGGTGCCGAACCACCCAACTCAAGAACAGTGGAAATAAGGCGTTGTGCCGCTAATTGATTAACAGAACATCCAACCTTAGAACTGCCGGTAAAACAAATTAAATTAATATCTTCTTGCAGTAATAATTCACCGACAATACCGTCACCATACACTTCATTAAATACTCCCAATGGTAATGCAGCAGTAAGAACTTTTTCTATTTCCTTGCCAAACAAAGGGGTCTCTTCAGAACATTTGAATACCACGGTATTACCAGCCACGAGATTTTGACCACATTGCCAGACAAAGTTTGAGAAAGGAAAGTTCCAAGCCACAATAACAGCGGCTACTCCATACGGTTCATGATAAACCTGATGAATTTCACTTGCGGTCTCATAGGTAATGCATTCTTGTAAATAGGCTGCTGCTGTATCTAAATAAGAGTTGAAATATGCTATGCCAGAAGTCATATCACTCCGCGCCTCTTTCAGAGGCATGCCCATTTCTTGAGCCATCAGGAGAGCAAGCCTTTCTTGATCTTGAGCAAAATGAGCAATTACTTTGCCTAATATCTCAACTCGCTTTTCCACACCCAATGCATACCAAAGATGCTGAGCCCGATGGGCTGCTGCCACCTTTTGTTTAATTTCTTCTGGAGTTGAGATTGCTACTTCACCAAGGGGAAGATAATTTTGGGAAGGGTTTGAGGAAACTAATCGATTCATAACAAATTTACTTATTGGCAGATTACTATCAGCAATCAAACAAAAGCAATCTATTTTTGCCAACAGCTAAAACTTACCTAGACCACATCATGCAGCTACTCGTTCGAGATACTTTTTAATCAACTCTACATCTTGCAAATCCTTTTCTCGGGCACTATCTAATTTGCACATCATTAAATGTTCTAACGGTTGTAGTGGTAAATCTTCAACCATATCAGCCTGCTTGATCAATATTGCCACATTAATAAATAAACTTTGTTTTTCTAAATATAAGTCCGGGTAAATCTCAACCTCCCCCTTTTTCAATCTTTTTCTCTGCCATTTTCTTTCATATTCTTGATCTAAAGGCCAAGTCATCGCTAGCTG comes from Candidatus Abawacabacteria bacterium and encodes:
- a CDS encoding aldehyde dehydrogenase family protein, which produces MNRLVSSNPSQNYLPLGEVAISTPEEIKQKVAAAHRAQHLWYALGVEKRVEILGKVIAHFAQDQERLALLMAQEMGMPLKEARSDMTSGIAYFNSYLDTAAAYLQECITYETASEIHQVYHEPYGVAAVIVAWNFPFSNFVWQCGQNLVAGNTVVFKCSEETPLFGKEIEKVLTAALPLGVFNEVYGDGIVGELLLQEDINLICFTGSSKVGCSVNQLAAQRLISTVLELGGSAPGIIFADSDIDAIKDTVFLNRFTNCGQMCDALKRLIVHESKVAEVIAKLAAIINTKQIGDAANEETDIGPLVAKRQLDLLEQQVADAIEKGANVIVGGKRPEAFAGAYYQPTLLTNITYEMRVWREEVFGPVLPIVTFATEEEAIALANDTPYGLGAYLFTQDSARFLRVAHQLQTGMVAQNNLSYVNVHNPFGGYKMSGNGREHAQFGFNKVTQIKAIAREK